The DNA window GAACCAGGTAGTCTCAATATAGTCAAAGAGTTGTATTATCTCTGACGATTGTTCTGCTTGCTGCTTCAGTTCGTCAAATGACCCACGTATGTGTCTTCTAGGAAGATATGGTAGTGCTAGCACTCTCTTAACAAGATGATACAGAGGGCCACGCTCCCTGTACGCTGTTGACAGGCCCAGGCTGTTAagctgaaaaataaaacaaagtgtgaattaaaaaaagataaacataatGAATACAATAAACAGTCAATTACATAACAACAGTTACAATATGTACCTTTCTATACACTGCCTGACACCAGTGGAAGTGACATCCATGCAGATGTACATCAGGCATGCACTCCTTCACAGCCTGCCAGATTGCTGCCTCAAAGTCACAAACAACTTCTTCCAGGTTTGCTTCATTTGGCAAAGAATCTAGGATGGCCTTGAAGACCTTTATGTAATCATCCTTGCGACGGTGACTCATTAGGACAAAGGCCAGAGGCACCTGCTTGATACAATTATCTGATCTAAGAAAACCATGAACTGTAAAAAGCTGATGGAAAGGTTTGCGCACTACGTCAAATGTGCCATCCACATACCAAGTACGAATGTTTGAAAGCAGATGCAACTGCTCATCTGTGGCGAAGAGGATGTGACGACTGTCAGCTGATTTAATATCGGACTTCATGAAGTCACGGCCTATGTAATCTAAATCAAGCTCAGAATCTAAACTTACAGGTTCTGGAGGCATTAATCGCTGTCGTTTGCGCTGaccagctcttacatcattatcCAAGTTCCAGAGCTGATGAGTATGTGGTGTTCGAAATGCCTGGAAAGCTTGTTCAGCTATTGCAGGAACTGACTGTTCAGCATTACTGGCACATTTTTGTAGAACTTCTACTCTAACCCGTGTCTTTAATAGTGCTGATGGATTGCAAGGATGGTTATGTTCATATTGACCTGGGATGAAGTTTTCACTCTTCTGGATGACGGTAGCTGGACACCTAGAGATACGTAAAACAATGACATTAAATGTTGAATATAAAAACTATTATGATAAACCATTTTACACATCCGACATTGCAAAAAACGTTGTTCCAACTTAAGCTCCTGCAACATTAAAATAATGTTTTTATAACCAACTGAAAACTAACCTCTAACTATAGGTATAGCTATGGTATGGAAAGATCagctatgtctgtctgtcagtcagtgtatgtctgtctgtcgagCTCAGTCGAGGTCAGTTCGGTCACACGCGCATTATGCGTGCGCCTAACCACCAGTATATTATTGAAGCCAACAACTCTATAACTATATAATTGAAAGGGTCATACAACCATTCATCATTCAAGTAAACTACCATTTCATCTACACAATTACTTAATAAGAAATTACATGTAGTAAACACTAGAAATTACATGTAGTAAACACTAGGAGTGGTCTACCGCCTGAACATACCAATTATATTCTGAGTGTACGAATCGTCGGTT is part of the Portunus trituberculatus isolate SZX2019 chromosome 19, ASM1759143v1, whole genome shotgun sequence genome and encodes:
- the LOC123506081 gene encoding uncharacterized protein LOC123506081 — protein: MPPEPVSLDSELDLDYIGRDFMKSDIKSADSRHILFATDEQLHLLSNIRTWYVDGTFDVVRKPFHQLFTVHGFLRSDNCIKQVPLAFVLMSHRRKDDYIKVFKAILDSLPNEANLEEVVCDFEAAIWQAVKECMPDVHLHGCHFHWCQAVYRKLNSLGLSTAYRERGPLYHLVKRVLALPYLPRRHIRGSFDELKQQAEQSSEIIQLFDYIETTWFQSSIWDVVNWCNFKKLVRTNNDAEGWHRRLNTRAGGSNVPLYKLLKDVLRKEGQFVTTQHQLVAEHILSSRSRQSSKNKQAKLHELWLKYESRELTTSAFLSECVPLVPL